The nucleotide window CGCCTGCCATCCTGGCGGCCCGGCGGGGTACCCGGCCTCATCCCGGCGGAAGGATATCCATCGATGCCGCGCCGGTCCGGTACGTACGGAAGCGGGCCGGGCCGTCCGGGCCGCCGGCCCCGGCCGGCACCCGCCGGGTGCACGCCCGCGGGCATGCGGAATTCATCCGTGCTGGATGACGTCCCGCGCACCGCGGTGAGCTAGCAGCGCACGGCCGTCCCACCCGGCCGGTGCCTGTACCGTCCACCGGATCATCGCCGCGCGCACCACCCCGGACGGATGAACCGCTCAGAGAGCCGCCGCGACCCGGCCCGACTCCATCGGCAGCGAGAACATCGGATAGTCGTACGCGATGGCGTTGTCATGCTCCTCGCTGGAGGTCGCCGCCGTGCAGTCGGTCAGCGTGATGACCCGGTAGCCGTTCTCGTACGCGCTGCGCATCGTCGACTCGACGCAGCAGTTCGTCAGGAAACCCGCGAGGATCACCGTGTCGATGCCACGGCCGCGCAGGATGAAGTCGAGGTTCGTGCTGGCGAACGTGTCCAGGCCGCGCTTGCCCTCGATGAGGATGTCGTCCTCGGCCGGCGTCAGGTCGTCCACGATCGCCGCGCCCCAGGTGCCCTTCACGAACGCGTTGCCGTCGACGACTCCCTTGAGGATCCCGTACGGATGACGCGACAGCTCGCCGTAGCCCGGCGCGAACGTGATCGGCGCATGCATGATCGTCACGCCCGCCGCGCGGGCGGCGTCGACAAGCGCGACCGTGTTGGCCAGCATGCCGGTCTTCTCCATCACCGGCGCGACCGCGCGGTGCAGCACACCGCCGTCCGAGGTGAACTCGTTCTGGTAC belongs to Amorphoplanes digitatis and includes:
- a CDS encoding cysteine hydrolase: MSETLQLDPARTAIVLIEYQNEFTSDGGVLHRAVAPVMEKTGMLANTVALVDAARAAGVTIMHAPITFAPGYGELSRHPYGILKGVVDGNAFVKGTWGAAIVDDLTPAEDDILIEGKRGLDTFASTNLDFILRGRGIDTVILAGFLTNCCVESTMRSAYENGYRVITLTDCTAATSSEEHDNAIAYDYPMFSLPMESGRVAAAL